From Variimorphobacter saccharofermentans, one genomic window encodes:
- a CDS encoding phosphoenolpyruvate carboxykinase (ATP), giving the protein MSTKAYFKHDEIGANKPGFSRTRSIIEAAFYGNNVVKINTLKEAYELAKNSPGTIVTDMPVYRGEEFGLEPDAKVLLFNDGSITGRYAAARRIAGEPNVNCDKLDKLVMDAIYDCRWKTMYHAEVFIGLDPEFMVKAHLLIPEGEENIMYNWMLNFQYMSDNYIKMYKSSRPLGDEPDIYIFSDPQWKGTTQTDISDPNCLCYFNTPTNCAAILGMRYFGEHKKGTLTIGWAIANRNGYASCHGGQKRYNLANGKSYVASVFGLSGSGKSTITHAKHGGKYDVTVLHDDAFVINTETCSSVAMEPTYFDKTQDYPTYCDDNKYLLTAQNCSATIDEDGKLVLVTEDIRNGNGRAIKSKLWSPNRVDKIAEPVNAIFWIMKDPTIPPIVKLKGASLASVMGATLATKRTTAERLAPGVDPNALVVEPYANPFRTYPLANDYEKFKKLVAEKNVDCYIINTGDFMGKKVKPADTLGIIEAVVEGKANFKQWGPFEDIEIFEWEGFVPDLNDPEYKAQLKARMNDRVKFVESRNEFKDGYDKLPEDALAALKKVVSELE; this is encoded by the coding sequence ATGTCAACTAAAGCTTATTTTAAACACGACGAAATCGGTGCTAACAAACCCGGGTTTTCAAGAACACGTTCTATTATCGAAGCTGCATTTTACGGCAATAATGTAGTTAAGATAAACACTCTGAAGGAAGCATATGAGCTTGCTAAGAATTCACCTGGAACTATAGTTACCGATATGCCCGTATATCGCGGCGAAGAATTCGGACTTGAGCCGGATGCAAAGGTATTATTATTTAATGATGGATCTATCACGGGACGTTATGCTGCTGCAAGAAGAATTGCCGGTGAACCGAATGTAAACTGCGACAAACTTGATAAGCTTGTTATGGATGCCATTTACGACTGTAGATGGAAGACCATGTATCATGCAGAAGTATTTATTGGTTTAGATCCAGAATTCATGGTTAAGGCTCACCTTCTTATTCCAGAAGGCGAAGAAAATATCATGTACAACTGGATGTTAAACTTCCAGTATATGTCTGATAACTATATTAAGATGTATAAGTCCTCCAGACCTCTCGGAGACGAGCCTGATATCTATATCTTCTCTGATCCTCAATGGAAGGGTACTACTCAGACAGATATCAGCGATCCGAACTGCTTATGCTATTTTAATACACCTACCAACTGTGCTGCAATCTTAGGTATGAGATACTTTGGTGAGCATAAGAAGGGTACTCTTACCATTGGTTGGGCTATTGCTAATCGTAATGGTTATGCTTCCTGCCATGGTGGACAGAAGAGATACAATCTTGCAAACGGTAAGTCCTATGTTGCTTCCGTATTTGGTTTATCAGGATCAGGTAAATCCACTATTACACATGCAAAGCATGGTGGCAAATATGATGTAACTGTTCTTCATGATGACGCTTTTGTTATCAATACAGAGACCTGTTCTTCCGTAGCTATGGAGCCTACCTATTTTGATAAGACACAGGATTATCCTACTTACTGTGATGACAACAAATACCTGTTAACCGCTCAGAACTGTTCCGCTACCATCGACGAGGACGGAAAGCTTGTTCTGGTAACAGAAGATATCCGTAATGGTAATGGCCGTGCAATCAAATCCAAGCTTTGGTCACCTAACCGTGTAGATAAGATCGCTGAGCCTGTTAATGCAATTTTCTGGATTATGAAGGATCCTACGATCCCTCCGATTGTTAAATTAAAGGGTGCTTCTCTTGCTTCCGTTATGGGTGCTACACTTGCTACAAAGAGAACCACAGCAGAGCGTCTTGCTCCTGGAGTAGATCCTAATGCATTAGTTGTTGAGCCTTATGCTAATCCATTCCGTACCTACCCGTTAGCAAATGACTATGAGAAGTTTAAGAAACTGGTAGCAGAGAAGAACGTAGATTGTTATATCATTAATACCGGTGATTTCATGGGTAAAAAGGTTAAACCGGCTGATACCTTAGGTATTATTGAAGCAGTTGTTGAAGGTAAAGCAAACTTCAAACAATGGGGACCTTTTGAAGATATCGAAATCTTTGAGTGGGAAGGCTTCGTTCCAGATCTGAACGATCCTGAGTACAAAGCTCAGCTGAAAGCAAGAATGAACGATAGAGTGAAATTCGTAGAATCCCGCAATGAATTCAAGGATGGTTACGATAAATTACCTGAGGACGCTTTAGCAGCATTAAAGAAAGTTGTTTCTGAGCTTGAATAA
- the galE gene encoding UDP-glucose 4-epimerase GalE yields MKVLVTGGAGYIASHTIIELLNAGYEVAAIDNFSNSSMESIRRVEKISGKKISFYEADIQEKDTLCDIIIKEEIKAVIHFAGLKAVGESCSIPLKYFRNNLVGTITLLEVMQECNVKNLVFSSSATVYGEAKTIPITEDYTPLSVTNPYGRTKLMIEEMLQDLYRSDSSWNIAILRYFNPIGAHESGEIGEDPNGIPNNLVPYIAKVAMGELDHIKVYGNDYDTPDGTGIRDYIHVVDLALGHIKAIEKLSQNPGLEIYNLGTGVGYSVLEIIHNYELACGKKLPYTIEARRPGDIAVSYADPSKAFRELGWKAERDIHKMCEDSYRWQSKNPKGYGK; encoded by the coding sequence ATGAAGGTGTTAGTTACTGGTGGAGCGGGGTATATAGCCAGCCATACTATAATTGAATTATTGAATGCGGGATATGAGGTGGCCGCCATCGATAATTTCAGTAATTCCAGTATGGAGTCTATTCGAAGAGTAGAGAAGATATCTGGTAAAAAAATCAGCTTCTATGAGGCTGATATTCAGGAAAAGGATACTTTATGTGATATTATTATCAAGGAAGAAATCAAAGCGGTCATTCATTTTGCAGGATTAAAGGCTGTGGGAGAATCCTGTTCCATACCGTTAAAATATTTTCGTAATAATCTGGTAGGAACGATAACACTATTGGAGGTTATGCAGGAATGTAACGTTAAGAATTTGGTGTTCTCCTCCTCTGCAACGGTATATGGAGAAGCGAAAACGATACCAATTACTGAGGATTATACACCACTTTCTGTTACTAATCCCTATGGTAGAACCAAACTAATGATAGAAGAGATGCTACAGGATCTTTATCGATCCGATTCCTCATGGAATATAGCCATTCTTCGCTATTTTAATCCGATTGGAGCTCATGAGAGCGGTGAGATTGGAGAGGACCCCAATGGTATTCCGAATAATCTGGTACCTTATATTGCAAAGGTAGCCATGGGAGAACTGGATCATATTAAGGTATATGGTAATGATTATGATACCCCTGATGGTACCGGTATTAGAGACTATATCCATGTGGTGGATTTAGCACTGGGGCATATTAAAGCGATAGAAAAGCTTAGCCAGAATCCAGGTCTGGAGATATATAATCTGGGAACGGGTGTGGGGTATAGTGTATTAGAGATTATTCATAACTATGAACTGGCATGCGGTAAAAAGCTACCCTATACCATAGAAGCCAGACGGCCGGGAGATATTGCAGTATCCTATGCGGATCCTTCGAAAGCATTCCGTGAATTGGGCTGGAAGGCTGAGCGTGATATTCATAAGATGTGTGAGGATTCTTACCGTTGGCAAAGCAAGAATCCGAAAGGATATGGAAAATAA
- a CDS encoding S1 RNA-binding domain-containing protein, translating to MSDETVNKIENEEVTDIGINQQELPSGNEGSNEAASEASEMIPSMDDFKDEIENSFRKIKEGDILKGTVIGISETEVVLDLGYYTEGIIKLEEISNDPAFSIKADVTMGEEISAMVLTEDDGQGHILLSRKRADDVLAWEKLTEAMDNKTVFRVKVSQAVNAGVVTYLYGVRAFIPASQLSLTYVEDLNSWVGKELDVVVITASALEKKLVLSGKEVERENEIRERKSKISRLQVGIVTTGTVEKIAPYGAFVNIGEGLTGLVHISQICGRRIKSPNEVIKEGETVTVKIIDVKDGKISLSMKAVEEKEDVIEDVEETPSTYSTGEEATTGLGALLKNIKL from the coding sequence ATGAGTGATGAAACAGTAAACAAAATAGAAAATGAAGAGGTAACTGATATCGGAATCAACCAGCAGGAGCTACCATCTGGCAATGAGGGTAGTAACGAAGCTGCCAGCGAAGCATCGGAAATGATTCCTTCAATGGATGACTTTAAGGATGAAATTGAGAATTCCTTTCGTAAAATTAAGGAAGGGGATATCTTAAAGGGTACGGTAATCGGTATCTCCGAGACGGAGGTTGTCCTAGATCTTGGTTATTATACCGAAGGCATAATTAAGCTTGAAGAAATTAGTAATGATCCCGCCTTTTCCATCAAAGCAGATGTTACCATGGGAGAAGAAATCTCTGCCATGGTCCTTACGGAGGATGATGGACAAGGCCATATCCTTCTCTCCAGAAAGCGCGCGGATGACGTACTTGCCTGGGAAAAGCTGACCGAAGCTATGGATAATAAGACTGTCTTCCGTGTAAAGGTATCACAAGCTGTTAACGCTGGCGTCGTTACCTATCTGTACGGCGTACGTGCCTTTATTCCAGCTTCCCAGCTGTCCTTAACCTATGTTGAAGATCTTAATTCGTGGGTTGGTAAAGAACTCGATGTTGTTGTTATCACTGCATCCGCTTTAGAAAAGAAATTGGTTTTATCCGGTAAAGAGGTAGAACGTGAGAATGAAATCAGAGAAAGAAAAAGTAAGATCTCTCGTCTGCAGGTAGGAATTGTTACAACTGGTACCGTTGAAAAGATCGCTCCCTACGGCGCATTTGTGAATATCGGAGAAGGCTTGACTGGTTTGGTTCATATCTCACAAATCTGCGGTAGAAGAATTAAATCTCCGAATGAGGTTATAAAAGAGGGCGAGACAGTTACTGTTAAAATTATCGATGTGAAAGATGGAAAAATAAGCTTAAGTATGAAGGCGGTAGAAGAAAAAGAAGACGTCATTGAAGATGTAGAGGAAACTCCTTCCACTTATTCTACGGGGGAAGAGGCTACCACCGGACTTGGTGCTCTTTTGAAAAACATTAAGCTATAA
- the metG gene encoding methionine--tRNA ligase produces MSKKPYYITTAIAYTSGKPHIGNTYEIVLADSIARYKRWEGYEVFFQTGTDEHGQKIEQKAAEAGITPKEFVDGVAGQIKAIWDLMNCSYDKFIRTTDPDHEKQIQKIFKKLYDQGDIYKGTYEGMYCTPCESFFTQSQLVDGKCPDCGREVQPAKEEAYFLKLSKYADRLIEHINTHPDFIQPESRKNEMMNNFLLPGLQDLCVSRTSFKWGIPVDFDDRHVVYVWLDALSNYITGIGYDADGNSTEQFHKFWPADLHLIGKDILRFHTIYWPIMLMALNVPLPKQVFGHPWLLQGSAGDKMSKSKGNVLYADDLVKFFGVDAVRYFVLHEMPFDNDGIISWELMVERINSDLANTLGNLVNRTISMSNKYFGGVVRNGKVKEAVDEELIALALDTPKKVAAKMEKLRVADAISEIFTLFKRCNKYIDETMPWVLAKEEDKKARLETVLYNLTESICIGASLLEPFMPETASKILSQLSAKTRTAEELKEYGLYPDGTTVTQTPEILFARLDIKEVLEKVEESKNIQDNAGTEEKEGQPDQNNDVIDIEPKPEITYDDFAKLQFQIGEIIACEEVKKSKKLLCSQVKIGSQVKQIVSGIKAHYSPEEMVGKKVMVVVNLKPATLAGILSEGMLLCAEDADGNLSLMVPEKPMPAGAEIQ; encoded by the coding sequence ATGAGTAAAAAACCTTATTACATTACAACAGCCATAGCGTATACTTCTGGTAAACCACATATTGGTAATACCTATGAAATAGTGCTGGCAGACAGTATTGCACGCTATAAGAGATGGGAGGGTTATGAGGTATTCTTCCAGACAGGTACCGATGAACACGGACAGAAAATTGAACAAAAGGCAGCTGAGGCAGGAATTACGCCTAAAGAATTTGTTGACGGAGTAGCTGGTCAGATTAAGGCTATTTGGGATCTCATGAATTGCTCCTATGATAAGTTTATTCGAACAACGGATCCAGATCATGAGAAGCAGATCCAAAAGATATTTAAAAAGCTCTATGATCAAGGTGATATTTATAAAGGAACGTATGAGGGAATGTACTGTACACCCTGTGAATCCTTCTTCACCCAATCTCAGCTGGTGGATGGGAAATGCCCGGATTGCGGTAGAGAGGTTCAGCCAGCTAAGGAGGAGGCATACTTCTTAAAGCTAAGCAAATATGCAGATCGTTTGATTGAGCATATCAACACTCATCCAGATTTTATACAACCAGAGTCAAGAAAAAATGAAATGATGAACAATTTCCTTTTACCGGGATTACAGGATCTTTGTGTATCCAGAACCTCCTTTAAGTGGGGAATTCCCGTAGACTTTGATGATCGTCATGTAGTGTATGTATGGCTTGATGCACTCAGTAACTATATAACAGGTATTGGTTATGATGCAGATGGTAATAGCACGGAGCAGTTTCATAAATTCTGGCCGGCGGATTTGCACTTAATTGGGAAGGACATTCTTCGTTTCCACACCATATACTGGCCAATTATGCTTATGGCATTGAACGTTCCGTTACCAAAGCAGGTATTTGGTCATCCTTGGCTTTTACAGGGTAGTGCAGGCGATAAGATGAGCAAATCAAAAGGAAACGTTCTCTATGCGGACGATTTAGTTAAGTTTTTCGGTGTGGATGCTGTACGTTATTTTGTACTGCATGAAATGCCTTTTGATAATGATGGTATCATTTCTTGGGAGCTAATGGTGGAAAGAATCAATTCTGACCTGGCCAACACCTTAGGAAATCTGGTGAACCGTACCATATCCATGTCCAATAAGTACTTTGGAGGAGTAGTCAGAAACGGAAAGGTAAAAGAGGCTGTGGACGAGGAGTTAATAGCACTGGCACTGGACACACCGAAGAAGGTGGCTGCTAAGATGGAGAAGCTTCGCGTTGCGGATGCAATTAGTGAAATCTTTACCTTGTTCAAACGCTGTAATAAATATATTGATGAGACCATGCCCTGGGTTCTTGCCAAAGAGGAAGATAAAAAAGCGCGTCTGGAAACTGTGCTCTATAATCTAACAGAAAGCATATGCATTGGAGCAAGTCTTCTCGAGCCCTTTATGCCTGAGACAGCGTCGAAGATATTATCCCAGCTTTCTGCTAAGACCAGAACTGCAGAGGAATTGAAGGAATATGGTTTGTATCCGGATGGAACAACTGTAACACAGACACCGGAGATATTATTTGCAAGACTTGATATCAAGGAGGTATTGGAAAAGGTGGAAGAATCTAAGAATATACAGGACAATGCAGGAACAGAAGAGAAGGAAGGCCAGCCGGATCAGAATAACGATGTAATAGATATTGAGCCGAAGCCGGAGATCACTTATGATGATTTTGCGAAGCTACAATTTCAGATCGGAGAGATAATCGCTTGTGAAGAGGTTAAAAAATCGAAAAAGCTGTTATGCTCTCAGGTTAAAATAGGTTCTCAGGTGAAGCAAATCGTATCCGGAATTAAAGCACACTATTCACCGGAAGAAATGGTGGGTAAGAAGGTTATGGTTGTTGTTAATCTTAAGCCGGCAACCTTAGCAGGTATATTATCAGAAGGAATGCTTCTATGCGCTGAAGATGCAGATGGAAATCTGTCTCTTATGGTTCCGGAGAAGCCAATGCCTGCGGGAGCAGAAATTCAATAA
- a CDS encoding DUF4846 domain-containing protein: protein MKKIAIKPNILNRSNMLRVNIRRPIISVFVALIPLLLAIVGLTACKSKPEEPLPIVVEENTSDSDSPLQGMVDNITEPLPEPVTPEPLPSLPPAEEEVIAEEVFSFIDPSGTNLETRIRPPKGYVRIPSDQKELTGFIRSYPLKPDGSEVLLYDGTPKSNQHAHVAVFDLDTGDRDLQQCADSILRVYAEYFWSIGDYDRIAFHLTNGFLMEYTKWRDGNRIVVDGNNVKWSKSKSYNDSYEEFVRYLMSVFTYAGTLSLSQECKPIDISELRPGDMFLQGGSPGHCVLIVDIAEDSDGNRAFLLAQSYMPAQEFHILKNPQHPEDPWYYVSEITYPFQTPAWTFDEGSLVRWGDFPLNGAMIDSIE, encoded by the coding sequence ATGAAAAAGATAGCTATTAAACCAAACATACTAAACCGAAGTAACATGCTTCGCGTAAATATTCGCCGTCCCATTATATCGGTATTCGTTGCCTTAATCCCGCTTCTACTGGCTATTGTGGGACTAACTGCTTGTAAATCAAAGCCGGAGGAGCCACTTCCAATCGTTGTTGAAGAAAACACCTCGGATTCTGATAGTCCGCTTCAAGGCATGGTGGATAATATCACAGAGCCACTCCCTGAACCTGTCACCCCTGAGCCACTACCATCCTTACCACCGGCAGAGGAGGAGGTCATCGCTGAAGAGGTATTTTCTTTTATCGATCCCAGTGGTACGAATCTAGAGACACGTATTCGTCCTCCCAAGGGATATGTGAGAATTCCTTCCGACCAGAAGGAGTTAACCGGCTTTATAAGAAGCTATCCTTTGAAACCAGATGGCAGTGAGGTTCTTCTCTATGATGGTACGCCAAAGAGCAACCAACATGCTCATGTGGCTGTGTTTGATTTGGATACGGGTGACCGTGATCTTCAGCAGTGTGCGGACTCTATTCTTCGTGTATATGCAGAGTATTTCTGGTCCATCGGTGATTATGACCGAATTGCATTCCACCTTACCAATGGCTTTCTTATGGAATACACCAAATGGAGGGATGGAAATCGTATAGTGGTTGATGGCAATAATGTAAAGTGGAGTAAATCGAAATCCTATAATGATTCCTATGAAGAATTTGTGAGATACCTGATGTCTGTATTTACCTATGCGGGCACATTATCCCTGTCACAGGAGTGTAAGCCGATTGATATCTCAGAGCTCCGTCCCGGCGATATGTTCCTGCAGGGTGGCAGTCCGGGGCATTGTGTCCTTATTGTCGATATTGCAGAAGACAGTGATGGTAACCGTGCTTTCTTACTTGCCCAAAGCTATATGCCTGCACAGGAGTTTCATATATTAAAAAATCCTCAACATCCAGAGGATCCTTGGTACTATGTATCGGAAATCACCTATCCCTTCCAAACTCCTGCCTGGACATTTGATGAGGGTTCTTTGGTTAGATGGGGTGATTTCCCCTTAAATGGAGCTATGATAGATTCAATAGAATAA
- a CDS encoding ABC transporter ATP-binding protein, whose product MKIKRYILKYWYAYLTAILCIVIAVSLDMIYPQVTKQIVDNVIVGRELSLLPRLLIMILIIGIGRCIFQYVKEYVFDLVSARITMNIRRDLFKHIQGLSLSFFDKNNTGELMSRLKDDVDQVWAALGYISMLIIEVAIHTGIALYCMFSLSPSLAVFPTIVLPMMAGLAILMEKKLGKIYEAISEENAKLNTVAQENLSGVRTVKAFAREKFEIKKFLSHNKQYYDLNMKQSKVFIKINPYFQFVTKLLPLIVIMYGGYQVINDKMSLGSLVAFTDYSMNIVWPMEMLGWLSNSFASAIASTKRINKIYQEKPEITEIENPVILDEVKGSIRFDKVSFSLSDKTILSDISFDLGAGKTIGIMGATGTGKSSIINLLQRFYDATEGEIFVDGVNIKELTLKQLRKNISLVMQDVFLFSDTINENVKMGKKNLVSQEDIVNAAVSAQAKEFIDRMDNQFETVVGERGVGLSGGQKQRISIARALAKKTPILVLDDSTSALDMETEHMIQKALTQIDATKIIIAHRISAVRNADEIIILEDGKIMERGTHETLLQKKGYYYDTYMAQYGDYLEVMGSSNAVPKEKEVAVCQ is encoded by the coding sequence ATGAAGATTAAACGCTATATTTTAAAATATTGGTACGCCTATCTTACTGCAATTCTATGCATTGTAATCGCGGTATCATTAGATATGATATATCCGCAGGTAACGAAACAGATCGTGGATAACGTCATCGTCGGAAGGGAGCTTTCCTTACTGCCGAGACTGCTTATTATGATCTTAATTATTGGTATCGGAAGGTGTATCTTTCAATACGTTAAGGAATATGTTTTTGATTTGGTAAGTGCCAGAATTACTATGAACATCCGTCGTGATTTATTCAAGCATATCCAGGGACTATCCCTTAGTTTTTTTGATAAAAACAATACAGGAGAGTTGATGTCCCGACTGAAGGATGATGTGGATCAGGTCTGGGCAGCACTCGGATACATTAGTATGTTAATTATTGAGGTTGCTATTCACACCGGTATTGCACTCTACTGCATGTTTTCACTAAGCCCGAGTTTAGCTGTATTTCCAACGATTGTCCTACCGATGATGGCAGGTTTAGCCATTCTGATGGAGAAAAAACTAGGTAAAATCTATGAGGCTATTAGTGAGGAAAATGCTAAACTGAATACGGTTGCACAGGAAAATCTGTCCGGTGTACGTACGGTAAAAGCCTTTGCCAGGGAGAAATTTGAGATCAAGAAATTTCTTTCCCATAACAAGCAATACTATGACCTTAATATGAAGCAGTCAAAGGTATTTATTAAAATCAACCCATATTTTCAATTTGTTACAAAGTTACTGCCTTTGATTGTAATTATGTATGGAGGTTACCAGGTTATCAATGATAAGATGTCACTGGGATCCTTAGTTGCCTTCACTGATTATTCCATGAATATCGTATGGCCTATGGAAATGCTCGGATGGCTATCCAATAGCTTTGCCTCCGCCATTGCTTCTACAAAACGTATTAATAAGATATATCAGGAGAAGCCTGAAATTACTGAAATTGAAAATCCGGTAATTCTTGATGAAGTAAAGGGTAGCATACGCTTTGATAAAGTATCCTTTTCCCTATCCGATAAAACCATTCTTTCCGATATCAGCTTCGACTTAGGAGCCGGTAAGACGATTGGAATTATGGGTGCAACAGGTACGGGAAAGAGCTCTATCATTAATCTATTACAGCGCTTTTATGATGCGACGGAGGGTGAGATTTTCGTAGATGGTGTGAATATCAAGGAATTAACCTTAAAACAGCTGCGTAAGAACATCTCTCTGGTAATGCAAGATGTATTCCTTTTCTCCGATACCATTAATGAGAATGTGAAAATGGGTAAGAAAAACCTGGTGAGCCAGGAGGATATTGTAAATGCTGCAGTAAGTGCTCAGGCGAAAGAGTTTATCGATCGTATGGATAACCAGTTTGAGACCGTTGTTGGAGAACGTGGTGTTGGTTTATCCGGTGGGCAGAAACAGAGAATTAGTATAGCAAGAGCATTGGCAAAGAAAACTCCGATCCTGGTGTTGGATGATTCCACTTCCGCTCTTGACATGGAAACTGAGCATATGATTCAAAAAGCCTTAACACAAATTGATGCAACAAAGATCATAATTGCTCACCGAATTTCTGCCGTTCGTAATGCGGATGAAATTATCATATTAGAGGACGGTAAAATTATGGAACGCGGCACCCATGAGACATTGCTGCAGAAGAAAGGTTATTATTATGATACTTATATGGCACAATATGGTGACTATCTCGAAGTTATGGGATCCTCCAATGCTGTGCCGAAGGAAAAGGAGGTGGCAGTATGTCAATAA
- a CDS encoding GTP pyrophosphokinase: MDLPIFYNEAEEWSKALLLYDAALKEINTKLEILNNEFKITHQYNPIEHITSRIKSPQSIAKKLRHNEKELTVENIVKYVNDVAGIRIICSFTSDIYRIADLITKQNDIKVLKIKDYITCPKPNGYTSYHMIVSVPVFLSDRTIDTKVEIQIRTIAMDFWASLEHKIYYKFEGNAPEHIRKELKECSDIVAYLDQKMLSINEEIKSYSKDRIEGYHEELTQSYKTVVAESFGTIVEEENERKEIQKEKETKQKKPGRKRVLFGLRA, translated from the coding sequence ATGGATCTCCCCATTTTTTATAATGAGGCAGAGGAATGGAGCAAGGCTCTTTTATTATATGATGCAGCATTAAAAGAGATTAATACGAAGCTTGAAATATTAAATAATGAATTTAAAATTACACACCAATATAATCCGATAGAACATATTACATCAAGAATCAAGTCGCCGCAGAGTATTGCGAAAAAGCTGCGACACAATGAGAAGGAACTGACAGTAGAAAATATTGTAAAATATGTGAATGATGTGGCAGGAATAAGAATTATATGCTCCTTCACTTCTGACATTTATCGTATAGCAGATCTAATTACCAAACAGAATGATATTAAGGTATTAAAGATAAAGGACTACATCACGTGTCCGAAACCAAATGGTTATACCAGCTATCATATGATTGTTTCCGTTCCGGTTTTCTTATCAGACCGAACGATAGATACCAAAGTGGAAATTCAGATACGAACCATAGCGATGGATTTCTGGGCAAGCTTAGAGCATAAGATTTATTATAAATTTGAAGGAAATGCACCGGAGCATATCAGAAAGGAATTGAAGGAATGTTCTGATATTGTGGCATATCTGGATCAGAAAATGCTAAGCATTAACGAGGAAATCAAAAGCTACAGTAAGGATCGTATTGAGGGGTATCATGAAGAGCTTACACAGAGTTATAAAACCGTCGTAGCCGAATCCTTTGGAACGATAGTGGAAGAGGAAAATGAGAGAAAAGAGATACAGAAGGAGAAAGAGACCAAACAAAAAAAGCCGGGTAGGAAGAGAGTTTTGTTTGGATTACGTGCATAG